In Puntigrus tetrazona isolate hp1 chromosome 7, ASM1883169v1, whole genome shotgun sequence, the following are encoded in one genomic region:
- the LOC122349684 gene encoding amyloid-beta A4 precursor protein-binding family A member 2-like isoform X3, with the protein MAHRKRPGTNSSMATEPRASAPRSCPAPYPEPEHPEEEYEEHRDLEVSQHSYHNQEEADLTDSRPATPTTPDHAHRDYHSHPDSLDGDSSSDYVNNTSDEEEDDFDEGLPEEDEGVTYYIRYCPEDDSYLEGMDCNEPEYGHPDGRIEPPPDTDECQEAVEEWVEREDDAQGDDGEVRCEVLDQDSDQQLYDGRPEPVLDHHHQHYPDPHQEQIPPAAEDQEVQDVEGSEGYCPDQEDEPQVGQDRDAYAGDYYSTEDNGNSVRASPYRGLKGTDGETGEEAEEDIDQIVAEIKMSMSMGSLSSGTDQSPEELMPDPAPSGYQPETRSKPEPAPVPAPYTQPHRHDGRPKSLNIPPARHNPDLQRNFKVSNSAEQPRKQQRSDLNGPLENNNVPEPTKKTASFPSFVDVPGPCEPEDLIDGIIFAANYLGSTQLLSERNPSKNIRMMQAQEAVSRVKRVQKAAKIKKKASPEGDVQTLTEVDLFISTQRIKVLNADTQVSSCGCLVVKVSK; encoded by the exons ATGGCTCATAGGAAGAGGCCAGGGACCAACAGCAGCATGGCCACAGAGCCTCGCGCTTCAGCTCCACGCTCCTGCCCAGCCCCGTACCCTGAGCCTGAGCACCCCGAGGAGGAGTATGAAGAGCACCGGGACCTCGAGGTGTCCCAACACTCCTACCACAACCAAGAAGAGGCAGACTTGACAGACAGCCGACCAGCAACGCCCACAACTCCAGACCACGCCCACAGAGACTACCACAGTCACCCGGACAGTCTGGACGGAGACTCTAGCTCCGACTACGTCAACAATACATCTGATGAGGAAGAGGACGATTTCGATGAAGGGCTGCCGGAGGAGGATGAAGGTGTGACGTACTACATCCGATATTGTCCTGAGGATGACAGCTACCTGGAAGGAATGGACTGTAATGAGCCAGAGTACGGACACCCGGATGGTCGCATTGAGCCACCTCCAGACACGGATGAGTGCCAGGAAGCGGTTGAGGAGTGGGTGGAGAGAGAGGACGATGCACAAGGTGATGATGGAGAAGTGCGTTGTGAAGTTCTCGACCAGGACTCTGACCAACAGCTGTACGATGGCAGACCCGAACCTGTCCTCGATCACCACCATCAACACTATCCAGATCCCCATCAAGAACAGATTCCACCTGCTGCTGAAGATCAAGAAGTGCAGGATGTTGAAGGAAGTGAGGGCTACTGCCCCGATCAGGAGGATGAGCCGCAGGTGGGGCAAGACAGAGATGCTTACGCAGGTGACTACTACTCCACGGAGGACAATGGAAACTCTGTTCGTGCGTCACCTTACAGGGGTCTTAAGGGCACAGACGGAGAGACGGGAGAGGAGGCAGAGGAAGATATTGATCAGATAGTAGCTGAGATTAAGATGAGCATGAGTATGGGCAGTCTTAGCAGCGGCACTGATCAGAGTCCAGAGGAACTGATGCCCGATCCAGCACCTAGCGGGTACCAGCCAGAGACACGCTCCAAACCCGAACCCGCTCCTGTTCCTGCACCGTACACTCAGCCTCACCGTCATGATGGCAGACCCAAATCCCTCAACATCCCCCCAGCAAGACATAATCCTGACCTCCAGAGGAACTTTAAG GTGTCTAATAGCGCAGAACAGCCAAGGAAGCAGCAGCGGTCTGATCTCAATGGACCATTGGAGAACAACAATGTCCCTGAG CCAACAAAGAAGACGGCCTCATTTCCCAGCTTTGTGGATG TGCCGGGTCCCTGTGAGCCTGAGGACCTCATTGATGGGATTATCTTCGCCGCCAACTACCTCGGCTCCACTCAGCTCCTGTCGGAGAGAAATCCATCCAAAAACATCAGGATGATGCAAGCCCAGGAGGCAGTGAGCCGGGTCAAG AGGGTACAGAAGGCAGCCAAAATCAAGAAAAAGGcg aGTCCAGAGGGAGACGTTCAGACTTTGACGGAGGTGGATCTTTTCATCTCAACTCAAAGGATCAAAGTGCTCAATGCAGACACCCAGGTGAGTTCATGCGGCTGCCTAGTGGTGAaggtttcaaaataa
- the LOC122349684 gene encoding amyloid-beta A4 precursor protein-binding family A member 2-like isoform X4 translates to MAHRKRPGTNSSMATEPRASAPRSCPAPYPEPEHPEEEYEEHRDLEVSQHSYHNQEEADLTDSRPATPTTPDHAHRDYHSHPDSLDGDSSSDYVNNTSDEEEDDFDEGLPEEDEGVTYYIRYCPEDDSYLEGMDCNEPEYGHPDGRIEPPPDTDECQEAVEEWVEREDDAQGDDGEVRCEVLDQDSDQQLYDGRPEPVLDHHHQHYPDPHQEQIPPAAEDQEVQDVEGSEGYCPDQEDEPQVGQDRDAYAGDYYSTEDNGNSVRASPYRGLKGTDGETGEEAEEDIDQIVAEIKMSMSMGSLSSGTDQSPEELMPDPAPSGYQPETRSKPEPAPVPAPYTQPHRHDGRPKSLNIPPARHNPDLQRNFKVSNSAEQPRKQQRSDLNGPLENNNVPEPTKKTASFPSFVDVPGPCEPEDLIDGIIFAANYLGSTQLLSERNPSKNIRMMQAQEAVSRVKQSPEGDVQTLTEVDLFISTQRIKVLNADTQVSSCGCLVVKVSK, encoded by the exons ATGGCTCATAGGAAGAGGCCAGGGACCAACAGCAGCATGGCCACAGAGCCTCGCGCTTCAGCTCCACGCTCCTGCCCAGCCCCGTACCCTGAGCCTGAGCACCCCGAGGAGGAGTATGAAGAGCACCGGGACCTCGAGGTGTCCCAACACTCCTACCACAACCAAGAAGAGGCAGACTTGACAGACAGCCGACCAGCAACGCCCACAACTCCAGACCACGCCCACAGAGACTACCACAGTCACCCGGACAGTCTGGACGGAGACTCTAGCTCCGACTACGTCAACAATACATCTGATGAGGAAGAGGACGATTTCGATGAAGGGCTGCCGGAGGAGGATGAAGGTGTGACGTACTACATCCGATATTGTCCTGAGGATGACAGCTACCTGGAAGGAATGGACTGTAATGAGCCAGAGTACGGACACCCGGATGGTCGCATTGAGCCACCTCCAGACACGGATGAGTGCCAGGAAGCGGTTGAGGAGTGGGTGGAGAGAGAGGACGATGCACAAGGTGATGATGGAGAAGTGCGTTGTGAAGTTCTCGACCAGGACTCTGACCAACAGCTGTACGATGGCAGACCCGAACCTGTCCTCGATCACCACCATCAACACTATCCAGATCCCCATCAAGAACAGATTCCACCTGCTGCTGAAGATCAAGAAGTGCAGGATGTTGAAGGAAGTGAGGGCTACTGCCCCGATCAGGAGGATGAGCCGCAGGTGGGGCAAGACAGAGATGCTTACGCAGGTGACTACTACTCCACGGAGGACAATGGAAACTCTGTTCGTGCGTCACCTTACAGGGGTCTTAAGGGCACAGACGGAGAGACGGGAGAGGAGGCAGAGGAAGATATTGATCAGATAGTAGCTGAGATTAAGATGAGCATGAGTATGGGCAGTCTTAGCAGCGGCACTGATCAGAGTCCAGAGGAACTGATGCCCGATCCAGCACCTAGCGGGTACCAGCCAGAGACACGCTCCAAACCCGAACCCGCTCCTGTTCCTGCACCGTACACTCAGCCTCACCGTCATGATGGCAGACCCAAATCCCTCAACATCCCCCCAGCAAGACATAATCCTGACCTCCAGAGGAACTTTAAG GTGTCTAATAGCGCAGAACAGCCAAGGAAGCAGCAGCGGTCTGATCTCAATGGACCATTGGAGAACAACAATGTCCCTGAG CCAACAAAGAAGACGGCCTCATTTCCCAGCTTTGTGGATG TGCCGGGTCCCTGTGAGCCTGAGGACCTCATTGATGGGATTATCTTCGCCGCCAACTACCTCGGCTCCACTCAGCTCCTGTCGGAGAGAAATCCATCCAAAAACATCAGGATGATGCAAGCCCAGGAGGCAGTGAGCCGGGTCAAG cagaGTCCAGAGGGAGACGTTCAGACTTTGACGGAGGTGGATCTTTTCATCTCAACTCAAAGGATCAAAGTGCTCAATGCAGACACCCAGGTGAGTTCATGCGGCTGCCTAGTGGTGAaggtttcaaaataa
- the LOC122349684 gene encoding amyloid-beta A4 precursor protein-binding family A member 2-like isoform X2, with amino-acid sequence MAHRKRPGTNSSMATEPRASAPRSCPAPYPEPEHPEEEYEEHRDLEVSQHSYHNQEEADLTDSRPATPTTPDHAHRDYHSHPDSLDGDSSSDYVNNTSDEEEDDFDEGLPEEDEGVTYYIRYCPEDDSYLEGMDCNEPEYGHPDGRIEPPPDTDECQEAVEEWVEREDDAQGDDGEVRCEVLDQDSDQQLYDGRPEPVLDHHHQHYPDPHQEQIPPAAEDQEVQDVEGSEGYCPDQEDEPQVGQDRDAYAGDYYSTEDNGNSVRASPYRGLKGTDGETGEEAEEDIDQIVAEIKMSMSMGSLSSGTDQSPEELMPDPAPSGYQPETRSKPEPAPVPAPYTQPHRHDGRPKSLNIPPARHNPDLQRNFKVSNSAEQPRKQQRSDLNGPLENNNVPEPTKKTASFPSFVDVPGPCEPEDLIDGIIFAANYLGSTQLLSERNPSKNIRMMQAQEAVSRVKRVQKAAKIKKKAQSPEGDVQTLTEVDLFISTQRIKVLNADTQVSSCGCLVVKVSK; translated from the exons ATGGCTCATAGGAAGAGGCCAGGGACCAACAGCAGCATGGCCACAGAGCCTCGCGCTTCAGCTCCACGCTCCTGCCCAGCCCCGTACCCTGAGCCTGAGCACCCCGAGGAGGAGTATGAAGAGCACCGGGACCTCGAGGTGTCCCAACACTCCTACCACAACCAAGAAGAGGCAGACTTGACAGACAGCCGACCAGCAACGCCCACAACTCCAGACCACGCCCACAGAGACTACCACAGTCACCCGGACAGTCTGGACGGAGACTCTAGCTCCGACTACGTCAACAATACATCTGATGAGGAAGAGGACGATTTCGATGAAGGGCTGCCGGAGGAGGATGAAGGTGTGACGTACTACATCCGATATTGTCCTGAGGATGACAGCTACCTGGAAGGAATGGACTGTAATGAGCCAGAGTACGGACACCCGGATGGTCGCATTGAGCCACCTCCAGACACGGATGAGTGCCAGGAAGCGGTTGAGGAGTGGGTGGAGAGAGAGGACGATGCACAAGGTGATGATGGAGAAGTGCGTTGTGAAGTTCTCGACCAGGACTCTGACCAACAGCTGTACGATGGCAGACCCGAACCTGTCCTCGATCACCACCATCAACACTATCCAGATCCCCATCAAGAACAGATTCCACCTGCTGCTGAAGATCAAGAAGTGCAGGATGTTGAAGGAAGTGAGGGCTACTGCCCCGATCAGGAGGATGAGCCGCAGGTGGGGCAAGACAGAGATGCTTACGCAGGTGACTACTACTCCACGGAGGACAATGGAAACTCTGTTCGTGCGTCACCTTACAGGGGTCTTAAGGGCACAGACGGAGAGACGGGAGAGGAGGCAGAGGAAGATATTGATCAGATAGTAGCTGAGATTAAGATGAGCATGAGTATGGGCAGTCTTAGCAGCGGCACTGATCAGAGTCCAGAGGAACTGATGCCCGATCCAGCACCTAGCGGGTACCAGCCAGAGACACGCTCCAAACCCGAACCCGCTCCTGTTCCTGCACCGTACACTCAGCCTCACCGTCATGATGGCAGACCCAAATCCCTCAACATCCCCCCAGCAAGACATAATCCTGACCTCCAGAGGAACTTTAAG GTGTCTAATAGCGCAGAACAGCCAAGGAAGCAGCAGCGGTCTGATCTCAATGGACCATTGGAGAACAACAATGTCCCTGAG CCAACAAAGAAGACGGCCTCATTTCCCAGCTTTGTGGATG TGCCGGGTCCCTGTGAGCCTGAGGACCTCATTGATGGGATTATCTTCGCCGCCAACTACCTCGGCTCCACTCAGCTCCTGTCGGAGAGAAATCCATCCAAAAACATCAGGATGATGCAAGCCCAGGAGGCAGTGAGCCGGGTCAAG AGGGTACAGAAGGCAGCCAAAATCAAGAAAAAGGcg cagaGTCCAGAGGGAGACGTTCAGACTTTGACGGAGGTGGATCTTTTCATCTCAACTCAAAGGATCAAAGTGCTCAATGCAGACACCCAGGTGAGTTCATGCGGCTGCCTAGTGGTGAaggtttcaaaataa
- the LOC122349684 gene encoding amyloid-beta A4 precursor protein-binding family A member 2-like isoform X1 produces MAHRKRPGTNSSMATEPRASAPRSCPAPYPEPEHPEEEYEEHRDLEVSQHSYHNQEEADLTDSRPATPTTPDHAHRDYHSHPDSLDGDSSSDYVNNTSDEEEDDFDEGLPEEDEGVTYYIRYCPEDDSYLEGMDCNEPEYGHPDGRIEPPPDTDECQEAVEEWVEREDDAQGDDGEVRCEVLDQDSDQQLYDGRPEPVLDHHHQHYPDPHQEQIPPAAEDQEVQDVEGSEGYCPDQEDEPQVGQDRDAYAGDYYSTEDNGNSVRASPYRGLKGTDGETGEEAEEDIDQIVAEIKMSMSMGSLSSGTDQSPEELMPDPAPSGYQPETRSKPEPAPVPAPYTQPHRHDGRPKSLNIPPARHNPDLQRNFKVRPHTPEERQRWDEDQVREQVSNSAEQPRKQQRSDLNGPLENNNVPEPTKKTASFPSFVDVPGPCEPEDLIDGIIFAANYLGSTQLLSERNPSKNIRMMQAQEAVSRVKRVQKAAKIKKKAQSPEGDVQTLTEVDLFISTQRIKVLNADTQVSSCGCLVVKVSK; encoded by the exons ATGGCTCATAGGAAGAGGCCAGGGACCAACAGCAGCATGGCCACAGAGCCTCGCGCTTCAGCTCCACGCTCCTGCCCAGCCCCGTACCCTGAGCCTGAGCACCCCGAGGAGGAGTATGAAGAGCACCGGGACCTCGAGGTGTCCCAACACTCCTACCACAACCAAGAAGAGGCAGACTTGACAGACAGCCGACCAGCAACGCCCACAACTCCAGACCACGCCCACAGAGACTACCACAGTCACCCGGACAGTCTGGACGGAGACTCTAGCTCCGACTACGTCAACAATACATCTGATGAGGAAGAGGACGATTTCGATGAAGGGCTGCCGGAGGAGGATGAAGGTGTGACGTACTACATCCGATATTGTCCTGAGGATGACAGCTACCTGGAAGGAATGGACTGTAATGAGCCAGAGTACGGACACCCGGATGGTCGCATTGAGCCACCTCCAGACACGGATGAGTGCCAGGAAGCGGTTGAGGAGTGGGTGGAGAGAGAGGACGATGCACAAGGTGATGATGGAGAAGTGCGTTGTGAAGTTCTCGACCAGGACTCTGACCAACAGCTGTACGATGGCAGACCCGAACCTGTCCTCGATCACCACCATCAACACTATCCAGATCCCCATCAAGAACAGATTCCACCTGCTGCTGAAGATCAAGAAGTGCAGGATGTTGAAGGAAGTGAGGGCTACTGCCCCGATCAGGAGGATGAGCCGCAGGTGGGGCAAGACAGAGATGCTTACGCAGGTGACTACTACTCCACGGAGGACAATGGAAACTCTGTTCGTGCGTCACCTTACAGGGGTCTTAAGGGCACAGACGGAGAGACGGGAGAGGAGGCAGAGGAAGATATTGATCAGATAGTAGCTGAGATTAAGATGAGCATGAGTATGGGCAGTCTTAGCAGCGGCACTGATCAGAGTCCAGAGGAACTGATGCCCGATCCAGCACCTAGCGGGTACCAGCCAGAGACACGCTCCAAACCCGAACCCGCTCCTGTTCCTGCACCGTACACTCAGCCTCACCGTCATGATGGCAGACCCAAATCCCTCAACATCCCCCCAGCAAGACATAATCCTGACCTCCAGAGGAACTTTAAGGTACGACCTCACACAccagaggagagacagagatggGACGAGGACCAGGTTAGAGAGCAG GTGTCTAATAGCGCAGAACAGCCAAGGAAGCAGCAGCGGTCTGATCTCAATGGACCATTGGAGAACAACAATGTCCCTGAG CCAACAAAGAAGACGGCCTCATTTCCCAGCTTTGTGGATG TGCCGGGTCCCTGTGAGCCTGAGGACCTCATTGATGGGATTATCTTCGCCGCCAACTACCTCGGCTCCACTCAGCTCCTGTCGGAGAGAAATCCATCCAAAAACATCAGGATGATGCAAGCCCAGGAGGCAGTGAGCCGGGTCAAG AGGGTACAGAAGGCAGCCAAAATCAAGAAAAAGGcg cagaGTCCAGAGGGAGACGTTCAGACTTTGACGGAGGTGGATCTTTTCATCTCAACTCAAAGGATCAAAGTGCTCAATGCAGACACCCAGGTGAGTTCATGCGGCTGCCTAGTGGTGAaggtttcaaaataa
- the LOC122349684 gene encoding amyloid-beta A4 precursor protein-binding family A member 2-like isoform X5, giving the protein MAHRKRPGTNSSMATEPRASAPRSCPAPYPEPEHPEEEYEEHRDLEVSQHSYHNQEEADLTDSRPATPTTPDHAHRDYHSHPDSLDGDSSSDYVNNTSDEEEDDFDEGLPEEDEGVTYYIRYCPEDDSYLEGMDCNEPEYGHPDGRIEPPPDTDECQEAVEEWVEREDDAQGDDGEVRCEVLDQDSDQQLYDGRPEPVLDHHHQHYPDPHQEQIPPAAEDQEVQDVEGSEGYCPDQEDEPQVGQDRDAYAGDYYSTEDNGNSVRASPYRGLKGTDGETGEEAEEDIDQIVAEIKMSMSMGSLSSGTDQSPEELMPDPAPSGYQPETRSKPEPAPVPAPYTQPHRHDGRPKSLNIPPARHNPDLQRNFKVSNSAEQPRKQQRSDLNGPLENNNVPEPTKKTASFPSFVDVPGPCEPEDLIDGIIFAANYLGSTQLLSERNPSKNIRMMQAQEAVSRVKSPEGDVQTLTEVDLFISTQRIKVLNADTQVSSCGCLVVKVSK; this is encoded by the exons ATGGCTCATAGGAAGAGGCCAGGGACCAACAGCAGCATGGCCACAGAGCCTCGCGCTTCAGCTCCACGCTCCTGCCCAGCCCCGTACCCTGAGCCTGAGCACCCCGAGGAGGAGTATGAAGAGCACCGGGACCTCGAGGTGTCCCAACACTCCTACCACAACCAAGAAGAGGCAGACTTGACAGACAGCCGACCAGCAACGCCCACAACTCCAGACCACGCCCACAGAGACTACCACAGTCACCCGGACAGTCTGGACGGAGACTCTAGCTCCGACTACGTCAACAATACATCTGATGAGGAAGAGGACGATTTCGATGAAGGGCTGCCGGAGGAGGATGAAGGTGTGACGTACTACATCCGATATTGTCCTGAGGATGACAGCTACCTGGAAGGAATGGACTGTAATGAGCCAGAGTACGGACACCCGGATGGTCGCATTGAGCCACCTCCAGACACGGATGAGTGCCAGGAAGCGGTTGAGGAGTGGGTGGAGAGAGAGGACGATGCACAAGGTGATGATGGAGAAGTGCGTTGTGAAGTTCTCGACCAGGACTCTGACCAACAGCTGTACGATGGCAGACCCGAACCTGTCCTCGATCACCACCATCAACACTATCCAGATCCCCATCAAGAACAGATTCCACCTGCTGCTGAAGATCAAGAAGTGCAGGATGTTGAAGGAAGTGAGGGCTACTGCCCCGATCAGGAGGATGAGCCGCAGGTGGGGCAAGACAGAGATGCTTACGCAGGTGACTACTACTCCACGGAGGACAATGGAAACTCTGTTCGTGCGTCACCTTACAGGGGTCTTAAGGGCACAGACGGAGAGACGGGAGAGGAGGCAGAGGAAGATATTGATCAGATAGTAGCTGAGATTAAGATGAGCATGAGTATGGGCAGTCTTAGCAGCGGCACTGATCAGAGTCCAGAGGAACTGATGCCCGATCCAGCACCTAGCGGGTACCAGCCAGAGACACGCTCCAAACCCGAACCCGCTCCTGTTCCTGCACCGTACACTCAGCCTCACCGTCATGATGGCAGACCCAAATCCCTCAACATCCCCCCAGCAAGACATAATCCTGACCTCCAGAGGAACTTTAAG GTGTCTAATAGCGCAGAACAGCCAAGGAAGCAGCAGCGGTCTGATCTCAATGGACCATTGGAGAACAACAATGTCCCTGAG CCAACAAAGAAGACGGCCTCATTTCCCAGCTTTGTGGATG TGCCGGGTCCCTGTGAGCCTGAGGACCTCATTGATGGGATTATCTTCGCCGCCAACTACCTCGGCTCCACTCAGCTCCTGTCGGAGAGAAATCCATCCAAAAACATCAGGATGATGCAAGCCCAGGAGGCAGTGAGCCGGGTCAAG aGTCCAGAGGGAGACGTTCAGACTTTGACGGAGGTGGATCTTTTCATCTCAACTCAAAGGATCAAAGTGCTCAATGCAGACACCCAGGTGAGTTCATGCGGCTGCCTAGTGGTGAaggtttcaaaataa